A DNA window from Aspergillus nidulans FGSC A4 chromosome I contains the following coding sequences:
- a CDS encoding 2-oxoglutarate and iron-dependent oxygenase domain-containing protein (transcript_id=CADANIAT00006602) translates to MSTTFEIPRYDHVPETKEDLDLAELVTIDLSRFDHPEGKEELVQKLDHAVKNVGTLLLCQELNITQEEVDRQFALGREFYALPLEEKLKYHSASNLEKGEYNSYRPAGHRIRKCHTEVVEKLLRLFAILLELPDDDQLVRDHQYDVEGEDHLRYMHYAARGAEENKRAAEIYSRPYRFGIRDVALQAACCGAANP, encoded by the exons ATGTCGACCACATTTGAGATCCCGCGCTATGATCATGTCCCCGAGACCAAGGAGGACC TTGACTTGGCCGAGCTGGTCACCATTGACCTAAGCCGATTTGATCATCcggagggaaaagaggagcTCGTGCAGAAGCTCGACCATGCTGTAAAGAACGTCGGCAC GCTTCTTCTATGTCAAGAACTTAACATCACccaggaggaagttgacCGCCAATTTGCTCTTGGGCGGGAATTCTATGCCCTCCCGCTcgaagaaaagctcaagTATCATTCCGCGAGTAACCTGGAAAAAGGCGAGTATAACAGCTATCGTCCGGCCGGACATCGCAT CCGCAAATGCCATACGGAAGTCGTCGAGAAACTCCTCCGGCTCTTTGCCATTCTGCTTGAATTGCCCGACGACGACCAGCTGGTGAGAGACCATCAGTATGATGTTGAAGGGGAAGACCACCTCCGCTATATGCACTACGCCGCGCGTGGTGCAGAGGAGAACAAGCGTGCTGCGGAGATTTACTCCAGACCATACAGATTTGGGATCCGTGACGTTGCTCTTCAGGCAGCCTGTTGCGGCGCCGCAAATCCTTAA